Within Spinacia oleracea cultivar Varoflay chromosome 4, BTI_SOV_V1, whole genome shotgun sequence, the genomic segment catactctccttatggaagttgtttttgcagactattgattcttcaacctcaatgatcaatgaaatagctctctctgtgttttggaaTTCATGGTGGACAGGCTCTTCACCATTtagagctctctgcaaagcatccacctcttctttgtaagtattgtaagtgcctgcaaaagattcacaaagaggaacacactctattgggtcattgggcttttgattttcgtggggaggaggaagatcctcaaacaaaggttttatggggaaagacaaggggagtgagacggtgtaaacggggctaagaataacccttcttggacttggaatatgaggggtaggggttgacacaacaacaagggttttatcaacttcaacttcctcatggacttgctctataacatatggcttttcagtttcaacaaatccttTATGCATTGGTCCAACAGTCACATCATCATATCCAACTCATTCCCAACCTCTGTTATAAGTTCCTCCCACTCttggttgcctatgggttcactAAGTTGACCCtcatccccaacacaactcgaatcattattttcaataatttcttgaatttttctaaatctctcaagagtagccttactagctttaataatctcattggtagcctcttgagatctagtacactgaatctcaatctcatagtttaatcttcttaattcctctaagaagctatccCTGCTTTCTGATTCGGTTGAACATGATTGggcaagggttcacaataatacacgggagaagcaatagtggaatcatgaggcaaaacattgatatTCATGCAAGGGTTAGAGAATTCATTAGAATAGgcatgattatcataaacattagaacgcacctcattataacaagcattcaagggagagggggtagaaacatgtagattatgctcataattttgattagcacatgtaacatgaatggccatttcacgctcataggaatcccttgcaaaccacatatagtaatcccacatatcatccaaagacaaggctcgaaaatcaccattgaatctactttctatcacattccttgtatactcatttaaaccaccataagcaaaaccacaagaatcccaaagattaagattttggtaacaaataaaatcatttagcttatcgaaatacacccaaaaaggctcatttacgaattgagggaaagaataataatccatattttcaggggggggggggggaattaaaagaaaaattaaaaaataaactaaagaaaataaaatatatacatggtctcaaagaacaggaagttctatgagactcaagaaaataatctagatcataaaattagtagcagaaaattaaaccgtttccccggcagcggcgccaaaatttgacaggctaaagtcgtatcaccttatcaaaaataaacctaagtccactagttaggtagcaagggaagtcaggatcgaatccacatggaaacaatgttctttctactattaatcaactaaactagactattgggaacaagagttggtttgatGGTTTGCTAAGACTACTgcgataattaaacaattaagaattcaggaattaaagaatctagggcataggttcaccaacaaataacaatccaggacaattaacaatcacgataatcaacaaagtaattaattagactagcatgctctatcgaatcgatactaatcatagacttagaattaacgggctctcgctacgtattaactctaattccacctattgacacaagcctaaacatcaaattgcatctctcgaatcttaacttgatattgcataactaccacaattaaacttgcgcaaatctaattgtatagtgaaataaaccaatcaataggaattaattacaatgccaacaatcacaattattcaatatcccttcatgtTATTcaaggatccccaaaccctagaaaataaattactcaagcataataacaaataacaaagtaatcaacataatggaaaacatgatcaaaagtAATTAATAAAGCAAAATAGAAAGCAATACCTAAATGTAGAACAAAAGGATGAACTAAAAATTGGAGCTTTGATGAAACTAAAAATAAGTGCttggaacaaatttgagagaaaactagattaagagaaaataaactaagggtctcatactagaaaataagatgtctctaaaaatataaggggctagtagcTATAatttgcccaaaatacaagccaaaaaccggaaataaaCACGCGCATAAGTgcaggaggttggcgtcgcccgatcgggcgaaaggctgcccgatcgggcattctgcTCGACAAACAGGTCGATCGGGCGAAAGTCCGCCCGATCGGCGGAATTcctcccgatcgggcggttgcgaaATGCCtagaacagcgcccagaatgaccgcccgatccggatcgggcgaagtccgcccgatcgggcgcgtgttgaagctgcacgatcctctatcttcaaaacgccatatctcctaCGTTATTCGTcagaattaggcgagtgaccacttgctCGAAAtctattgaagtctagaatccaacccaattggaattacttcatttggagttgtagaacttgagttatgattaaAATAATGGACTATACTCATTTTAATACttctttcgttattcgctttgcttcaaaactcttttaacttaatgtttgtgctctcgaaagtacataatctcttgtattgattcaaatgagtaggaagtGCATAAAAATATggtaattcctacaatgatgaacctgaaactacaaacacactacaaggagcacattagtactaaaaatcgctccgaagagctcatttgagatcaaaaagtactaagggacgggggtaaaagcactataaaatatgaacatatcaataCACcccctcattaaaccctcacaaaattttcagcaatctctctctctcctctctccttgcggcacccaCACCCCTTCGTCCGTCCCTttgcttgcagcccaaggcacgagtgTGCTCGTGTGTGCCcagcctcgtgcgcgcgccgcACTCCTCATCGCCCACTCCCTCGCCTCACTCGCAGCCCGCATCGCCCTCgtgctcgctgctgctgctgtgtcgcgtGCCCAAGCACCCAGCGCCTCACTCCCTCTCTCGCCCCTCGTTGCGCTGCTGCCCGCGCTGCTTGCGTGCGGTGCTAttgcgtgtgttgttgttgttgttgctcgacGCCCCACAAAAATAACACATAACCTgacttgtgtgtgtgtgtgttgttgattggtgataatcaattatacactttaaaactttaattttctgtttttaaattgtttaaattatgacgattatttaattatttgggttatttaaaatgattggaacggttatgaacaccgtactttattattgtcgtatttaaattgatgagattgattttaatgattgaaattattatattaagatttaatgaattaataaagtgtcaatttttaaggtcaaaacatggtttttatgatgacctattattagggttttaattccaattgattaggcgattgattcacataatttaatgacgattttaattatgggaatcaacttaatttttcagattgtttataagcttttaaaagttgatttttaatggttttaaagctcaAAAGTCAGTGTTTTTATACTAgcacttgagttgactatttaagactattaatttaacgaataaagattaatttctaattaaactaagggttttagtttcttaaatagttgctggaaatttagaaAACATGGATAGTAATTAAGTTTCtcttttgtgtttataggaggtgatttctagtgagtcatgattcgcacagtggcccacgtacttaggtattccaggtacgtacaagactagggtgaccacccatccttgaggactttgtgaagtgtattgaatgcgaatcatgtgaacttatatgttgggaattcatgtttgatgattgggaatgaaaaTGTTATGATATTacggaattcatgtttgatgtgtagacaagcatgtgattattattattgaatctatgtgaatgagcatgttatggattgaattatgctttatagattctgttgaactatcatgttatggacttttataatcgttgaattatgtcaagcatgttgttcaagttggtttgcatgtatgagtgatgcgcatgcaagttattattagTATGCTAtggtacgggatgtctagcatatgttgagcctattgaatattgccggagtgcattgtttattctaccaaggggtagaatatgtttagGGAGTCTTTGTGAATTGAACTATGGaaaattcgtgctaagggcacaccccgcttattaatgggcaatgtcgggttaactcaaacagtgtttttgagaaagaaccatgggagtaatttcacttgagtcctatgtttgatcacaagtcctaaaggattaaaatgaagtgtcattgtgagttgtttaattgcttaattgtttgcatgttatgtcttgtgtagagtcttgagtcgccttgatcATAACATACTAATCAACGTAAAGtttaacccgaatgagcttcaaaactctcggaacgtatataccttgagtatgaacaatggggggagtctggtCGGAGAGCCTGTACTCCTTGAataatacaagacgttgtttcattcttttgttttaggcagttgtgcattggaatttcgtcggtatggtccgactgtcggtaggagtccgacttgttgttgtttggtgtatggtgggctcccatcactcttttctttccttttggggATACTTTATTTGATCCGTTCAAAGCTACTTTCTTTACTAAactatgagtcaagagtcgtgtcaattgtcgagtcttgtctccatgtttatttgtttattaaatggctttttcatgtggattattaattcgttgagtgaagcatgttaggatagaatgttattctagcttgttcgtactcagcttttgctgacttcgtgcttcatgtcttctggtcatggcctttgccttcatgaccctatgatgatccatcaattgcatttgcgttgttggggagtagaattttaataaagcaggtttgtagagataacttgcgggagaagttatcatggtattcgtgttgagagtttattccttccatattttataaactctatttatagtcatgactactaatattattactactacttatcttggtaattcctgtgttttaagttggaaaatgttatggccgagatggttattcattgcttgccctctaggaacccatacatagagcttaagaatcgGTTTCGTGATATGCATTTGGACAATGGTATTCCTAACAattacaagtatggtactccagatggcaGATGGAGATATGActtggagattatgaccactATTATAGAGCTTGCGGAGGAATGTTTTGAGGATGGTAAAACAGTGGAAAACATCAATCTCACAGGACTAGATGATGAGACGGaaactcagatggatgaggatagtgatgatgatgttgttgagattgaaaaccctaatcctatcattcctgaacctactattgagatctctagtgagacagaaattgagcctgagactaacaatgatgaagtgaacagtgagctacaacagaataatgaggatatggagtatgaatctgatccggaggaagactttgatgactttgaaggcCATGAGCACTCTCCACCAGTCCGTAGAGGAGGATGGATAGTAGAATAGCATTTTAAAgacttttctaatgtaatagctagtgcttaatttttagtgaagtaataaagtagcaagctactatttatggtttagtAGTTCATTTTGTGGTTTCTCGAATAAAGTACGAcccaaaggatgtattattttctcattgaagtaataaaattTTAGAGTTCTTTCTTTTACCTCTAATTCTAAGTTTACGTTttctttgagcgattatcgcaaaagaatttcatgtatttgttcaatgaaattgtacttgcaaggtggttcaattCTTCACCACTTACACGTTGTGATGCGGATTAAAGAGAGAAAGTGGCCCATTAATAGGCGCCTATCTTGCTCTAAGGGTCCCAAATTTTCATGCATGTTGTGCTAATTGTGTGAATTGTTAGTGCAATGCTTTAGCAAGGCGTCGTCCGAAcccagttgttaaagttagtcttttgttttattcaggagaagggaaatgactacccaaggtattgccgatgtggttagacaactagctgaagtagtgcagaacttagcactaaataggaataaccagggacttgatccagctggtgagatgtttaagaaggtggtcctaagtaagcctcctttgtataAAGGGGAAGtagacccaactgtacttgagaactggctaagggagttcgataagcttatcctagctgtgaattgcccagaAAACCTcagggttaatagtgttgtgtgtttaccttaggggagaagctgatttgtggtggcaaaggtgtgagaacgctttgagagctacacctggatttggatgggaattaTTCAAAGTAGCCTTGAGAAACAAGTCTTATCAATCatacctgaagaagcagaaagcccaagagttcatcgagttgagAATGGAAGGGATGTCTGTAACTGAATACTATTCCAAGTTCATAGAGCTATCTAGATTTGcgcctgaagtggtggcaacggaggagcttagagctcagagatttgagagtggattgactatggatttGCAATTGATGCTTGTTGGAGAGATCTtcacatctcttgacaccctgtacgggaaagctgcccatttgtatggTCTGCAGCGAAGGAAGAATGGAactggtgaaaagaggaaggatgttggtaactGATAAGTGCATTAtttaacatatatttatttccttattttagttatatagCCGTTTTTAATCTATTATTTTGGGTCTTTAGTTACTTTTAAtaattataagtatattttttttcttatttttagattttattGTTAAATTAGCCTAAATAGTACTTGTCTATGCTACATGTAGTAATTGCTCGAGAAGAAAACCGAAGCCCATTGGATTCAAACGAGACATTAACGGTTACAACTAATACGGGAAAGTATAGAAGAGTCCAAGGTTATCAAGTATAAGGCTACGTTAAAAGAAATTGTGAAGCACAACCAAATCTCCACTCAAGTTATTGCAAAGCCCATTAAACCCACACAATCAATACGTGGAATTAAGGGAAGAAACCCCACTACATTCCAAATTAAGTGGAGATAACCATCACCTAAATATTCAATACGTGGGTGGGTTTTGAATGACTTCTTCATACCAGTAGCAAGCTATTCGCCTTCCTTCTCGGCGCAACAACAACAGAATCACACCATATTAATCTTCTACTTCCGATATCTCCGGTCAAATTAGGGTTTCTTTGGTATAAATTGCGGCTCAAACTGtcaaagagaagagagagagggcATATACGAGAGCCACAAAAAAATATCGTGAGTAATTGGGTTATTATCGGGTTCAAAATTGGGTAATTGGAAAAGGAGAAGACAGCCATTGGAGAGAGCTTAGTCTCGAATCAAGGTCAAGAAGGACGACGACGAGTTACGGGGTCGAAGCCGGAGCTAGCTTGGGTGTCCTTAATCTGAAGATATAATAAGTTCTTCTTCTACTCAATTGTTCCAATTTCTCATCTTTAATTACCATGTTGCTTTGTCATATTAAGTGATTAAGTTCTAGTATGAAGTTTTGGTTGAGGTTTTACAACCTACTTGAGTGATTATTCTGTTTTAATTATGAATTGGGTTTCCTTATTTTTACTttgattaaattacaattatatGTTTGATTGTTATCTTTCATTATGTATGATTGTATTTGATTGCTAATTATATGATTTGGCTTAGTTTAGATCGTATAATGAGTAGCACGTAATTTATAATGGAGCCTGCGATCATGGTGATAGTATAGATTATGAAAGTAAACTCAATCTAATTAGCCTAAACATTTATGTGATTAGATTAATTAGGAATAATGATGTCTCCAAGTTTATATTGCTGCCAATTTCTAAATTATGCAGATTGCGACCATATTTGTGTAAGTTAGAGTGGTTTAGGATCAATTGGGCTTAGTTCATAATTGATTACAAATAAGGGAGTACCGGGAGTCTTTGTTACTTAAGTCTCTACAGTTAGTCTAGTGGATTAAATTGGTTAATTCCTCAAGTTTGATTATTTTCAAAGATTAAAGAATCTAATCTGgtagaaaaaccataaaccgaATCGGTTAAGTTGTGTCGTCACTTTCTGTGTAATTGTAAGTAGTAGTCATTTTTTTAGCCATTACCAAGTAGTGGTTCGTAGGAATTTCACAACCCCCCCTCTTTATGTGAATAGGTAAGTATTTGTATATAGTTTATGTAAATAATGTTCAATTTAGTTCCACTGGTTAAGCTTTGATATTCAGTAGATTAATAAGTCTCCTCGTGGGATCGATCCTTTCTTACCCTTTTACTActtgttaatatttttgaagGTATAAAATaggttttaatttaatacgctAAACGACACGTATCAgtaaccaaaaccaaggtggtggccaaCAGAATCAAGGAAACTTTAAGAGAAACAAGGGAAATAATCATTTCCAGTTCAGGGGAAATCAGGATGGAAACAGAAACAATTTCCACAACAACAACGGAGATAAGAATCAGtatgcagggaatggaacgagagtctatgagtgtagacgttgccataatAATCACCTAGGACgggactgtaatggaaaccaagttgtttgtaggttttgtgagaaactaggccatagagaatttgagtgttgggccaagaatgggaaacccaaccaaggcaaccgccaaAACAACAATCGGAATAACCAGAACCGGAATGGAGGAAACAATGGTGGGAACCAAAAGGGTTaccagaatggtaacaatggccagggtaatggaaagcccgggGGAAACTATCAGCAAAAAGGGATCCGAAATACCAATGGGAATGCCAATgaaggtggctataacaagggagtttcccaagggaagctgaatgtgatcactaggcaagaagccgaaaactcgtctaacgtcatagctggtactttttctatttactCCAttttaaagtactatttgattctggtgcgacttattcattgATATCAAATGGTATCTTAGTGAAGTTAGAGCTGAAAGAACCCGAAGGgattgaagtacccatagtgataccaaccggtgagattgtgaagtgcactaagatccatagaaatgtacctttaaccatagccaagaccatattcttgtctagcctaattgagtttgagttaagATATTTAGATGTAattttgggaatggattggttggcaatgttcaaagccaaggttgactgtgagaagcagaagatccagttgaagtctagtctaggaaaggttgtatcaTATCACCGTTTTGGGAAACCTAGAagtgtaggaatcatcacggcaatggagctcgtgaagttagtacataaagggaaccctgttttcttatgcaatgtaagaGACCTAGAACATGTGATGAAAGAGCAACCATAGGACATTGTAGTGGTAAATGAGTTCTTGGACGTGTTTTCGGAGAAGATCCagggaatgccgcccaatcgaccaattgACTTTACCGTAGACCTATtacccggaactgcacctatctcgaaagccccataccggatggctccggcggaaatgagtgagtttaaaggtcaacttgaggaattactagggaaaggttatattagaccaagtgcatcgccttggggagcgccagtctagtttgtgaagaagaaggacggaagtatgagactctgtatagactacggagatctcaataaggtcacaatcaagaataagtatcctttgcctaggatagatgatctgtttgatcagttgaaaggacctggaatgttttcaaagattgatttgagatcaggttatcatcagttgagaatcgcaaagcacgatataccaaagactgcatttaggactagatacggtcattatgagttcgcagttatgccttttggattaaccaatgcgcctgcaatttttatggacttaatgaaccgagtattccatgcatccttggacaagtttgtagtgattttcatagatgatattctcgTACACTCCAAGagtgaggaggatcatgcggaacacttaaggtcagtgttgagtaccctgagagacaaccagttgtatgccaaattctcgaagtctgaattctggctggagaaagttgcattcttaggacattttgtatccaaggaaggagttgcagtggaccctgcaaagataaaagttgttagtgagtggcctacaccggcctaagagtgtcaccgatattcgaagttttcttggtttagcgggttactATAGACGTTTTGTGCAAGatttttctagaatcgccaaaccaatgacggccttgatgaagaaggaagcaaagtttgagtggaatgaccagtgtgaggaggcgttccaagttttgaagacgcgattgacaaccgcgccggtgttaactttgccaaatgagagtggtacctatgatgtatatagtgatgccccTAAGAGTggcttagggtgtgtattgatgcagaacagGAAGATGATTACGTATGCATCAAGGCAGCTGAAACCATATGAatctaattaccctacccatgatttagagctagcagcAATAGTGTTTGCATttaagatatggagacactatctatatggtgtgaaatgtaggatattcacagatcataagagtttgaaatacaatttcacacagaaggatttgaatatgcgccaatgaaggtggttggagttgatTAAGGATTATGATCTAgacattcaataccatgagggaaaatccaatgtagttgcagatgccctgagtaggaaatcaagccatagtgtgaatgcgttagtagttgctaacgagctgtgaaAGGACATGCAGTgattgaatctagaaatagtgagtggggaatgtcttgagggaatgatgaatcccttaaccatccagccgtcggtATTTGACaaaatcagggagaatcaggctagtgatgttaagttagagcggatcaagaaaagatttcgcaaggaaaggagatggattttaagatccacgatgatggaagcttgaggtataaaggacgatggtgtgtgcctcaaaagtgtagtgaactaaaggaaaagttgatgagagaaggtcacaatacaccatattctgttcagcCGGGAGGTGataagttgtataaggatctgaaaaaagtctattggtggccaagaatgaagaatgaagtggctgaattcgtggcaagatgcttgacttgtcagaaggttaagattgagcataggagacctcagggaaaggtccaacctttagagattccgagttggaagtgggactgtatctcaatagactttgtcacttgtttacccaattcgaaaagtggaaatgacaccatttgggtagtagtggataggttgactaagtcggaagtgttcataccaatgaaagaaccctggaaaatggaacaacttgccaaagcttacatcaaacatgtagtgagattacatggagttcctaaggatatcgtatcagatagggattctaggttcctttcgaatttctggaaaagcatgcagaagaactttggtacgacattgaaaatgagtacaacatTCCACctagccacagatggacaaaccgaaaggactgtccaaaccttagaggatatgataagagcttgtgtgattgattttcaaggtggatgggaagatagcctatatctaattgagttttcatacaacaatagctatcatgtcAGTATTGGAATTgcaccattcgaagccttgtatgggagaaaatgcagaagtccattatgttggagtgacattagtgaaaccattgtactaggtccccaaatgACAGAGaacactatgaatcaggttaggactattcaatccaaaatccaagccgcgcaagacCGCCTAAAGAGCTACGTAGacttaaagcgtagggatgaagagttccaaataggcaacaaagtgttgctaaaggtttcaccaatgaagggtgtaatgagatttgggaagaaagaaaAGCTAAGCCCAAAgtatgtaggcccatatgagatcctagaacggatagggaaggtaccgtatagattagccttgccca encodes:
- the LOC130459427 gene encoding uncharacterized protein isoform X1, whose translation is MAEMVIHCLPSRNPYIELKNRFRDMHLDNGIPNNYKYGTPDGRWRYDLEIMTTIIELAEECFEDGKTVENINLTGLDDETETQMDEDSDDDVVEIENPNPIIPEPTIEISSETEIEPETNNDEVNSELQQNNEDMEYESDPEEDFDDFEGHEHSPPVRRGGWIVE
- the LOC130459427 gene encoding uncharacterized protein isoform X2 — its product is MTTIIELAEECFEDGKTVENINLTGLDDETETQMDEDSDDDVVEIENPNPIIPEPTIEISSETEIEPETNNDEVNSELQQNNEDMEYESDPEEDFDDFEGHEHSPPVRRGGWIVE